Proteins encoded by one window of Vicinamibacterales bacterium:
- a CDS encoding D-aminoacylase, translated as MSSRALSVVAVLALAAGASRPALTQSRGFIVTGAQVADGTGAPLRAAAVRVEGDRIAEVGALTPRPGETVVDGAGLVLAPGFIDAHNHSTEGLEQDRDAVTQVSQGITTLAIGQDGSSPWPIKDYLDRLRANPPAVNVVMLAGHATIRRQVLGDDYKRRARPAEVAKMRALVDQAMSEGAFGLSSGLEYEVGSYSDIEEVVGMARAAGARGGFYISHIRDEADLTMDAVREAIAIGERGKLPVQITHIKLGTVGVWGKANEVVAMVEAARTRGVDVTADAYPYLAWQSTPRVLVPSKRYDDPASVKEGLDDIGGAKNVQITRWKGYEKYVGQRLDQVARAEGISDVEAYIRFAKDEDAGMIGHAMIEADLETFYRQPWVMVASDGGINNNHPRGAGTFPRVLARYVRERRVLTLPEAIRKMTSMPAARMTLTDRGRIAAGMKADLVLFDPATVTDTSTFEQPRSLSTGITKVWVNGGLVWNGAAAGGERPGRVLAAPH; from the coding sequence ATGTCGTCGCGCGCCCTCTCCGTCGTCGCCGTCCTCGCCCTCGCCGCGGGTGCGTCCCGGCCGGCCCTCACCCAGTCACGGGGCTTCATCGTGACGGGCGCGCAGGTCGCCGACGGCACCGGGGCGCCGCTTCGCGCGGCGGCGGTCCGTGTGGAGGGCGACCGCATCGCCGAGGTCGGCGCGCTCACGCCGAGGCCGGGCGAGACGGTCGTGGACGGCGCCGGGCTGGTGCTGGCGCCCGGGTTCATCGACGCGCACAACCACTCCACCGAGGGGCTCGAGCAGGACCGGGACGCCGTCACCCAGGTGTCGCAGGGGATCACCACACTCGCGATCGGCCAGGATGGCAGTTCGCCGTGGCCGATCAAGGACTACCTCGATCGCCTCCGCGCGAACCCGCCGGCCGTGAACGTCGTGATGCTGGCCGGGCACGCCACGATCCGTCGGCAGGTGCTGGGCGACGACTACAAGCGCCGCGCGAGGCCCGCCGAAGTGGCGAAGATGCGCGCACTGGTCGATCAGGCCATGTCCGAGGGCGCGTTCGGCCTGTCGTCGGGCCTGGAGTACGAGGTGGGCTCCTACTCCGACATCGAGGAGGTCGTGGGGATGGCGCGCGCCGCCGGGGCCCGCGGCGGGTTCTACATCTCGCACATCCGTGACGAGGCGGACCTCACCATGGACGCCGTGCGCGAGGCCATCGCCATCGGCGAGCGCGGGAAGCTGCCCGTGCAGATCACGCACATCAAGCTCGGCACCGTCGGCGTCTGGGGGAAGGCGAACGAGGTGGTCGCGATGGTCGAGGCCGCCAGGACGCGAGGCGTGGACGTCACCGCCGACGCCTACCCCTACCTGGCCTGGCAGTCCACGCCGCGGGTGCTCGTGCCCAGCAAGCGCTACGACGATCCGGCCAGCGTCAAGGAAGGCCTCGACGACATCGGCGGCGCCAAGAACGTCCAGATCACGCGCTGGAAGGGCTACGAGAAGTACGTCGGCCAACGGCTCGACCAGGTGGCCCGGGCGGAAGGCATCTCCGACGTGGAGGCCTACATCCGCTTCGCGAAGGACGAGGACGCGGGCATGATCGGCCACGCCATGATCGAGGCGGACCTCGAGACCTTCTACCGCCAGCCCTGGGTCATGGTCGCGAGCGACGGCGGCATCAACAACAACCACCCGCGCGGGGCGGGCACGTTCCCGCGCGTGCTGGCGCGGTACGTCCGCGAGCGCCGCGTGCTGACCCTGCCCGAGGCGATCCGCAAGATGACCTCCATGCCCGCCGCGCGCATGACGCTGACCGATCGCGGGCGGATCGCGGCCGGGATGAAGGCGGACCTGGTGCTGTTCGACCCGGCGACCGTCACCGACACGTCGACGTTCGAGCAGCCGCGATCGCTCTCGACCGGCATCACGAAGGTGTGGGTCAACGGCGGGCTCGTGTGGAACGGCGCGGCGGCCGGCGGCGAGCGTCCGGGCCGCGTGCTGGCGGCGCCGCACTGA
- a CDS encoding YafY family protein, with the protein MRRADRLFQIVQWLQRRRRSVTTAAALAARLGVSERTVYRDVRDLVRAGTPIDGEAGVGYRLKPGADLPPLMFTREEVQALVLGVRIVRQIGDPGLAAAAAAILDKVAAVMPADLAPLLAETRLFAPPTLGRDAGSALLGVAREALVQRRRLRFRYTTESGRGTRRTVRPLGVIYWGRTWTLSAWCELRRDFRNFRLDRMSGASLGRIFEDEPGRTLRDMLAAYGPEVVSLMDA; encoded by the coding sequence ATGCGGCGGGCGGACCGGCTGTTCCAGATCGTGCAATGGCTGCAGCGTCGGCGGCGGTCGGTGACGACGGCCGCCGCGCTGGCGGCGCGCCTCGGCGTGTCGGAGCGCACGGTGTACCGCGACGTCCGCGACCTCGTGCGCGCCGGCACGCCGATCGACGGCGAGGCCGGCGTGGGCTACCGGCTGAAGCCGGGGGCCGACCTGCCCCCGCTGATGTTCACGCGTGAGGAAGTGCAGGCGCTGGTCCTCGGCGTGCGCATCGTGCGTCAGATCGGCGACCCGGGCCTGGCGGCCGCAGCGGCGGCCATTCTCGACAAGGTGGCCGCGGTGATGCCAGCCGACCTGGCGCCGCTCCTGGCCGAGACGCGCCTCTTCGCGCCGCCGACGCTCGGGCGCGACGCGGGTTCGGCCCTGCTCGGTGTCGCGCGCGAGGCGCTCGTGCAGCGCCGCCGCCTCCGCTTCCGCTACACCACCGAGTCGGGGCGGGGCACGCGGCGGACCGTACGCCCGCTCGGCGTGATCTACTGGGGGCGCACGTGGACCCTGTCGGCGTGGTGTGAGCTGCGGCGCGACTTCCGCAACTTCCGGCTGGACCGGATGTCCGGCGCCAGCCTGGGCCGGATCTTCGAGGACGAGCCGGGCAGGACGCTGCGCGACATGCTCGCCGCCTACGGTCCCGAGGTGGTGTCCCTGATGGACGCCTGA
- a CDS encoding alpha/beta hydrolase-fold protein has translation MDYVDPGLPRRLDGWHSPALALDMPIVCYGFRGRPLLLFPTAAADYLENERFYLVKAIEPALAAGRVRVFSIDTVNRHAWMDPTVPVEEQARRQALYSRYVEDEVVPYVRHICADHAVRLATAGASFGAFHAANALFRRPDLFDAVLGMSGFYDLEPGYLKGYGDDHCYQNNPAWYLRDLGGPRLHLLQTAARVILVSGQGAYEHPAASQHLSGILRARGIPHELELWGHNVNHDWPWWRKMLPHYLGRL, from the coding sequence ATGGACTACGTCGATCCGGGTCTGCCGCGGCGGCTCGACGGCTGGCACAGCCCGGCGCTGGCGCTCGACATGCCCATCGTGTGCTACGGCTTCCGCGGGCGTCCGTTGCTGCTGTTCCCGACCGCGGCGGCCGACTACCTGGAGAACGAGCGCTTCTACCTGGTGAAGGCGATCGAACCGGCGCTGGCCGCCGGGCGGGTGCGCGTGTTCTCGATCGACACGGTCAACCGCCATGCGTGGATGGACCCCACCGTGCCCGTCGAGGAGCAGGCGCGGCGGCAGGCGTTGTACAGCCGCTATGTCGAGGACGAGGTCGTCCCGTACGTGCGCCACATCTGCGCCGATCACGCCGTGCGCCTGGCCACGGCCGGGGCCAGCTTCGGGGCGTTCCACGCCGCCAACGCGCTCTTCCGGCGTCCGGATCTCTTCGATGCCGTCCTCGGGATGAGCGGCTTCTACGACCTCGAGCCCGGATATCTCAAGGGCTACGGCGACGACCACTGCTACCAGAACAACCCGGCCTGGTACCTCCGGGACCTCGGCGGCCCCCGGCTGCACCTGCTGCAGACGGCCGCCCGGGTCATCCTGGTGAGCGGGCAGGGGGCCTACGAGCACCCCGCGGCCTCGCAGCACCTGTCCGGGATCCTCCGCGCGCGCGGCATCCCGCACGAACTCGAGCTGTGGGGGCACAACGTGAACCACGACTGGCCGTGGTGGCGGAAGATGCTGCCGCACTACCTCGGGCGGCTCTGA
- a CDS encoding creatininase family protein, which translates to MRVVTSVLFLCALMLPRTAPAQTPPAGQGARPGGRTASVNTQPRVDAHAMPRPIDMHDSVWIENLTMLEVRDLIKAGSTTALILTGGIEENGPYLTTGKHNNVLKATGESIARALGKTLVAPIVTLEPGNPLRPNISPGTVFLSPATYKAVLGDMANSLKSQGFTDVVFLGDSGGNLTPMKETAAALNTAWAGSGARAHFIPEYYNYADVEEFEKTELGIHEQMEGLHDDYYISAIIATVDTDAIRMPERVKAGKFAINGVPLAPIEKTIANGRKMVEFRTKATVDAIRKSMAR; encoded by the coding sequence ATGCGCGTCGTGACGTCCGTCCTGTTCCTGTGTGCCCTGATGCTGCCGCGGACCGCCCCCGCGCAGACGCCCCCGGCGGGCCAGGGCGCCCGCCCCGGCGGACGCACCGCCTCGGTGAACACCCAGCCGCGCGTGGACGCGCATGCCATGCCCCGGCCGATCGACATGCACGACAGCGTGTGGATCGAGAACCTGACCATGCTCGAAGTGCGGGATCTCATCAAGGCCGGATCCACGACGGCCCTGATCCTCACCGGAGGCATCGAGGAGAACGGGCCGTACCTGACGACCGGCAAGCACAACAACGTGCTGAAGGCCACGGGCGAGTCGATCGCGCGCGCGCTCGGCAAGACGCTCGTGGCGCCCATCGTCACGCTGGAGCCGGGCAACCCCCTGCGGCCGAACATCTCGCCCGGCACGGTGTTCCTGTCGCCGGCCACCTACAAGGCCGTGCTCGGCGACATGGCGAACAGCCTGAAGTCGCAGGGGTTCACCGACGTCGTCTTCCTGGGCGACAGCGGCGGCAACCTCACGCCGATGAAGGAGACGGCCGCCGCCCTGAACACGGCGTGGGCCGGCTCGGGCGCCCGGGCCCACTTCATTCCCGAGTACTACAACTACGCCGACGTGGAGGAGTTCGAGAAGACCGAGCTCGGCATTCACGAGCAGATGGAAGGCCTGCACGACGACTACTACATCTCGGCCATCATCGCGACGGTGGACACCGACGCCATCCGGATGCCCGAGCGCGTGAAGGCCGGGAAGTTCGCCATCAACGGCGTCCCGCTCGCGCCCATCGAGAAGACGATCGCCAACGGCCGGAAGATGGTGGAGTTCCGGACGAAGGCCACCGTGGACGCCATCCGGAAGTCGATGGCGCGCTGA